The following coding sequences lie in one Spirosoma sp. KUDC1026 genomic window:
- a CDS encoding DEAD/DEAH box helicase encodes MQTNETNIVDQEIDLSTPQQELTAQAEDNAPEVVTSLVANPNQILFSDLNISEDLLQAVTEMGFISPSPIQAEAIPPILEGRDVIGQAQTGTGKTAAFGIPTLELIDVQDRSVQALILCPTRELALQVSEEFRKLAKFKRGVRIEAIYGGDSIERQIRSLKGGVHVVIGTPGRVMDHMERNTLKLDNVKMMILDEADEMLDMGFREDIESILEEMPEERQTILFSATMSKPIMQITQKFQKDPVLVKVVKKELTNTNIEQVYFEVKPKAKVEVMCRLIDMYDLKLMLVFCNTKRKVDEIVEDLQIRGYSAEGLHGDLRQAQRNNVMSKFRAGTTSILVATDVAARGIDVDDVDAVINFDIPLDEEYYVHRIGRTGRAGKSGRAFSMVGRDEKYRFREIQSYTKVKVEKGVIPSFEDIVGVRKARFIEQLKQTVQDSSDLNLYDDILTQLHHAGLSTEQVVAALVKRSMGLEKNEFADQNLGLEDDRRRERGGDRNDRFGGRSDDRRSSTGSRFGDRDGRGEGRFDRGGSRFGRNESSDRGGRFGDRERGGDRNFGPRDGGRGEGKYFDRDNQRAPRERDASMTRLMVSIGRKDYVRPGDIVGAIAGEANIPGNTIGSIDIFDKFTYVDVPKDVANRVVDAMEGNTIKGRRVNIEVAR; translated from the coding sequence ATGCAAACGAACGAAACAAACATCGTTGATCAGGAAATTGACCTGTCAACGCCACAACAAGAACTTACTGCCCAGGCTGAAGACAACGCACCGGAAGTTGTAACAAGCCTGGTTGCCAACCCCAATCAAATTCTTTTCTCTGATTTAAACATTTCGGAAGACCTGCTGCAGGCCGTTACCGAAATGGGCTTTATTAGCCCTTCGCCGATCCAGGCCGAAGCGATCCCTCCTATCCTGGAAGGTCGTGACGTGATTGGTCAGGCACAAACCGGTACCGGTAAAACGGCTGCCTTTGGAATTCCAACGCTCGAACTGATCGACGTTCAGGACCGGTCGGTACAGGCGCTTATCCTATGCCCAACCCGCGAACTGGCACTTCAGGTATCCGAAGAATTCCGGAAATTGGCGAAATTCAAACGGGGCGTCCGCATCGAGGCCATTTACGGTGGTGACTCGATCGAACGTCAGATCCGCTCCCTGAAAGGTGGTGTGCACGTTGTTATCGGTACGCCGGGCCGCGTGATGGACCACATGGAGCGGAACACGCTCAAACTCGACAACGTCAAGATGATGATTCTGGACGAGGCCGATGAGATGCTGGACATGGGCTTCCGGGAAGATATCGAAAGCATTCTGGAAGAAATGCCCGAAGAGCGGCAGACGATTCTGTTCTCGGCGACGATGTCGAAGCCGATCATGCAGATCACCCAGAAGTTTCAGAAAGATCCGGTGCTGGTGAAAGTCGTTAAGAAAGAACTGACGAACACCAACATTGAGCAGGTCTACTTTGAAGTAAAACCAAAAGCGAAAGTTGAGGTGATGTGCCGTCTGATCGACATGTACGACCTGAAACTAATGCTGGTGTTCTGTAACACGAAGCGTAAGGTTGACGAAATCGTTGAAGACCTGCAGATTCGTGGTTACTCGGCCGAAGGCTTACACGGTGACCTACGTCAGGCGCAGCGGAACAACGTAATGAGCAAGTTCCGGGCGGGTACGACCAGTATTCTGGTTGCTACGGACGTAGCCGCTCGGGGTATTGACGTAGACGACGTGGATGCCGTTATCAACTTCGACATCCCACTCGACGAAGAATATTACGTACACCGGATTGGCCGGACGGGCCGCGCTGGCAAATCAGGCCGGGCGTTCTCGATGGTTGGTCGCGACGAAAAATATCGTTTCCGCGAAATCCAGTCGTATACCAAAGTGAAAGTTGAAAAAGGCGTTATTCCTTCCTTCGAAGACATCGTTGGCGTTCGGAAAGCCCGCTTCATCGAACAACTGAAACAAACGGTTCAGGACAGTTCAGATCTGAACCTATACGATGATATTCTGACGCAACTGCACCACGCTGGCCTGTCGACCGAACAGGTTGTTGCCGCGCTGGTAAAACGCAGCATGGGTCTGGAGAAAAATGAATTCGCTGATCAGAACCTGGGTCTGGAAGATGACCGCCGTCGGGAGCGGGGTGGTGACCGTAACGATCGCTTCGGTGGCCGTTCGGATGATCGTCGTAGCTCGACGGGCTCGCGCTTTGGCGACCGTGATGGTCGTGGCGAAGGCCGCTTCGATCGGGGCGGTTCGCGCTTTGGCCGGAACGAAAGTTCGGACCGGGGTGGTCGCTTTGGCGACCGCGAGCGCGGTGGTGATCGTAACTTTGGTCCACGTGATGGTGGTCGTGGTGAAGGAAAATACTTCGATCGCGATAACCAACGTGCTCCCCGCGAACGCGATGCCAGCATGACTCGTCTGATGGTGAGCATTGGCCGGAAAGATTACGTTCGTCCGGGCGATATCGTAGGTGCCATTGCTGGCGAAGCCAACATTCCAGGCAACACCATTGGTAGCATCGACATCTTCGACAAGTTCACGTACGTTGACGTACCGAAAGACGTAGCGAACCGCGTTGTTGACGCCATGGAAGGCAATACGATCAAAGGTCGTCGCGTAAATATTGAAGTCGCCCGATAA
- a CDS encoding DUF2905 domain-containing protein — protein sequence MNPTVGKYILLVGLALVLIGAIVYFFGDKLGWLGRLPGDIRVESKNGGGFYFPIVTCIVVSILLNIILALIRRFFG from the coding sequence ATGAACCCGACTGTTGGTAAATACATTTTGTTGGTTGGCCTGGCGCTCGTGCTGATTGGAGCTATTGTTTATTTTTTCGGAGATAAGCTGGGGTGGCTGGGACGCTTACCGGGCGACATCCGGGTGGAGAGCAAAAATGGGGGAGGTTTTTACTTCCCCATTGTAACCTGCATTGTCGTCAGCATTCTTCTGAACATTATTCTCGCGCTGATCCGACGCTTTTTCGGATAG
- the fbaA gene encoding class II fructose-bisphosphate aldolase: protein MSEVATRFAPGVITGDGVSDIFRHANENDYALPAVNVVGTDSVNAVLEAAKAVNSPVIVQFSNGGGIFYAGKSLPNDKQQAAIAGSVSGAQHVHTVAELYGVPVILHTDHCAKKLLPWIDGLLEASERHFDKTGKPLFSSHMLDLSEEPIEENIEISCKYFERMAKMGMTLEIELGVTGGEEDGVDNSDVDDSKLYTQPSEVAYAYEELKKISPNFTIAAAFGNVHGVYKPGNVKLSPIILKNSQDHIQEKFGTGPLPVNFVFHGGSGSTRAEIREAIQYGAVKMNIDTDVQWSTWEGILNYYKSKEGYLQSQLGNPEGPDSPNKKYYDPRVWLRKGEESMVARLKVAFEDLNCINRLA from the coding sequence ATGAGCGAAGTAGCAACCCGATTCGCCCCCGGCGTCATTACTGGCGATGGCGTTTCTGATATTTTCCGTCATGCCAACGAAAACGATTACGCTTTACCGGCGGTCAACGTCGTTGGAACTGATTCTGTTAACGCGGTTCTGGAAGCGGCTAAGGCTGTTAATTCGCCGGTAATTGTTCAGTTTTCGAACGGTGGCGGTATTTTTTACGCGGGTAAGAGCTTACCAAACGATAAGCAACAGGCTGCGATTGCGGGTTCGGTTTCGGGTGCCCAGCACGTACATACTGTAGCCGAATTGTATGGAGTGCCCGTTATTCTGCATACTGATCACTGCGCGAAGAAACTGCTTCCCTGGATTGATGGTCTGCTGGAAGCCAGTGAACGCCATTTCGACAAAACGGGTAAGCCCCTGTTCTCGTCGCACATGCTGGATTTGTCCGAAGAGCCAATCGAAGAGAACATTGAAATCTCCTGCAAATATTTCGAGCGGATGGCCAAAATGGGCATGACACTGGAAATTGAGCTGGGTGTAACGGGTGGTGAAGAAGATGGCGTCGATAACTCGGACGTTGATGATTCAAAACTGTACACGCAGCCTTCGGAAGTAGCGTATGCATACGAAGAACTGAAGAAAATTTCGCCGAACTTCACGATTGCGGCTGCCTTCGGTAACGTGCACGGTGTGTACAAGCCAGGGAACGTAAAACTGTCGCCGATCATTCTGAAAAACTCGCAGGATCATATCCAGGAGAAGTTCGGCACTGGTCCGCTGCCCGTCAACTTCGTATTCCACGGTGGTTCGGGCTCGACTCGCGCCGAAATTCGGGAAGCGATCCAGTACGGTGCCGTGAAAATGAACATCGACACCGACGTTCAATGGTCGACCTGGGAAGGTATCCTGAACTACTACAAGTCGAAAGAAGGCTATCTGCAATCGCAGCTGGGCAACCCAGAGGGACCAGATTCGCCGAACAAAAAATACTACGACCCACGCGTATGGCTGCGGAAGGGGGAAGAAAGCATGGTTGCCCGCCTGAAAGTTGCGTTCGAAGATCTGAACTGCATCAACCGGCTGGCGTAA
- a CDS encoding Uma2 family endonuclease: MADVAEQVVEEVVRSEYERERGKPMPSKNHSRLQARLSKEIIVYYGDQFDVYSELSLESPNPPYVPDLCIFPTEPSNWREDEVKVSAVPLTVIEIVSPSQTDTQLTAKSVDYFAAGVRSYWLVQPVLRTVFVLLPDGSELVFHNDVLTDPTNGVEVDLKQIFR; this comes from the coding sequence ATGGCAGACGTAGCAGAACAGGTAGTTGAGGAAGTTGTCCGCTCAGAGTACGAACGCGAACGCGGAAAACCCATGCCCAGCAAAAACCATTCACGGCTGCAAGCGAGATTATCAAAGGAGATAATAGTCTACTACGGTGACCAGTTCGATGTCTACAGTGAACTCTCGCTGGAATCCCCCAATCCGCCCTACGTTCCTGATCTGTGTATATTTCCCACTGAACCGTCAAACTGGCGGGAGGATGAGGTAAAGGTAAGTGCCGTCCCCCTAACGGTAATTGAGATTGTTTCCCCGTCGCAAACCGATACCCAGCTAACCGCCAAATCGGTAGATTACTTCGCGGCTGGTGTACGATCCTACTGGCTGGTCCAACCCGTATTGAGAACTGTATTTGTGCTCCTGCCCGACGGCAGCGAACTCGTTTTTCATAACGACGTACTTACTGATCCCACGAACGGGGTCGAGGTTGACCTGAAACAGATATTCCGGTAG
- the xrtN gene encoding exosortase N → MTISFDLTTALSVALVLFVAAQRSTRSRWAGRLITLLLLSPGLSYLSALFTFPIRLQLSAWAGMLLRLAGINVETAGNMLIRQTAAGPVEMAVDPACMGLQMTGVSLLVALFFLIWHEQQTRKTVSLIWVIVYSATAFGLTILCNLFRIMLLVAFEAMPGTIAHELIGLICVATYTWLPAWFIAKVLIERFGQPIRPSSWNLWHQAWGAGLLLVGMGVMFLAARPIDQSKPHHFGNIDLTGYTQKQLTEGITQFSKPGVLVYIKPQTDWFSVGHSPAICWRGSGYEIRQVEETTINGHPAYMGQLRKPAQAGHQKSVLYTAWWFSNGTDITTSQFTMRSNMLRNKVDYVLVNITTTSQEALLRQISQRNLASATGISVSGQPRPRSWDQ, encoded by the coding sequence ATGACCATTTCGTTCGATCTGACAACCGCTCTGTCTGTGGCCCTCGTTCTATTTGTCGCAGCACAACGAAGCACCCGAAGCCGCTGGGCAGGGCGGTTAATTACATTGCTCCTGCTCTCGCCGGGCCTAAGTTACTTATCGGCGCTCTTTACGTTCCCCATTCGTCTGCAGCTCAGCGCCTGGGCTGGCATGTTACTGCGACTGGCTGGCATAAACGTTGAAACCGCTGGCAATATGCTGATTCGACAAACGGCAGCGGGGCCAGTCGAAATGGCTGTCGATCCGGCCTGTATGGGATTACAGATGACTGGCGTATCGCTGCTGGTTGCGCTATTTTTTCTAATCTGGCACGAGCAGCAGACGCGAAAAACCGTGTCGTTAATCTGGGTGATTGTTTACAGTGCAACGGCCTTCGGGCTGACTATTTTATGTAACCTCTTTCGGATTATGCTGCTGGTTGCCTTCGAAGCAATGCCCGGCACCATTGCCCACGAACTGATTGGGTTAATTTGTGTGGCAACTTACACCTGGCTGCCCGCCTGGTTTATAGCAAAAGTGCTTATTGAACGATTCGGACAACCTATCCGCCCGTCATCCTGGAATTTGTGGCATCAGGCCTGGGGCGCTGGCCTGCTATTAGTTGGCATGGGGGTAATGTTTCTGGCAGCCCGCCCTATCGATCAAAGTAAGCCTCATCATTTCGGCAATATTGATCTAACCGGTTACACCCAGAAACAACTTACCGAAGGGATTACACAGTTTTCCAAACCTGGGGTACTGGTGTACATTAAACCGCAAACGGATTGGTTCAGCGTGGGCCACAGTCCGGCAATCTGCTGGCGGGGCAGTGGCTACGAAATACGACAAGTAGAGGAAACTACGATTAATGGCCATCCGGCCTATATGGGTCAGTTGAGGAAACCGGCTCAGGCTGGACATCAAAAGAGCGTATTATACACCGCCTGGTGGTTCAGCAACGGCACCGACATAACCACCAGCCAGTTCACCATGCGGAGTAATATGCTACGTAACAAAGTCGACTACGTCTTAGTCAACATCACAACCACCAGCCAGGAGGCACTGCTTCGGCAAATCAGCCAGCGCAATCTGGCCAGCGCTACCGGAATATCTGTTTCAGGTCAACCTCGACCCCGTTCGTGGGATCAGTAA
- a CDS encoding winged helix-turn-helix domain-containing protein, whose translation MRDLLVHFNKAFESKARLNIMSVLMVNDSMSFNALKELLGLTDGNQATHLRALEESGYILIQKQFVGRKPNTTYSATDSGRQAFTDHLNALEEFIKNL comes from the coding sequence ATGAGAGACCTGCTTGTCCATTTTAACAAAGCCTTCGAAAGCAAAGCACGGCTCAATATCATGTCGGTTCTGATGGTCAACGACTCTATGAGTTTCAATGCGCTGAAGGAACTACTGGGCCTCACCGATGGCAACCAGGCTACTCACCTGCGGGCGCTGGAAGAGTCGGGTTATATATTGATACAGAAGCAATTTGTTGGCCGTAAACCGAATACCACCTACTCCGCGACCGATTCGGGTCGTCAGGCATTTACCGATCACCTGAATGCTTTGGAAGAGTTTATCAAGAATTTGTAG
- a CDS encoding diacylglycerol kinase family protein, giving the protein MIDVRKVLRSFRFAAQGIIDLFRFENNAKVHLLIAVIVIIAGLWLQLSVVEWAILVTQIGLVWAAEAFNTAIEKLCDFVSPGIHPQIKAIKDLSSGAVLILAVTAVVTGLLLLGSRLLDLLY; this is encoded by the coding sequence ATGATAGACGTTCGTAAGGTGCTGCGCAGTTTTCGGTTTGCGGCTCAGGGGATTATCGACCTGTTTCGCTTCGAGAACAACGCCAAAGTTCATTTATTGATTGCGGTGATAGTTATTATCGCAGGGCTCTGGCTCCAGCTGAGTGTAGTCGAATGGGCGATTCTTGTTACGCAGATTGGGCTGGTCTGGGCGGCAGAGGCTTTTAATACCGCGATTGAAAAACTGTGTGATTTTGTGTCACCGGGTATTCATCCGCAAATCAAGGCAATCAAGGATCTGTCTTCCGGAGCGGTGTTGATTCTGGCAGTTACAGCTGTTGTTACTGGTCTGCTGCTTCTGGGTAGCCGATTACTGGACCTACTTTATTGA
- a CDS encoding DUF1361 domain-containing protein: MLIRYVFRLLCKTKFFFIKNQLYSPSLPLREPFTFSRGFIALTGLTTAALSLVVARGLLTDNWWFFIMLSWNLFLAFFPLGVVLILRDIRSSDDGPGWFQSNRLLIAGLLTWLAFLPNAPYIITDLFHIKNVQHPLLWFDTMSLFMFAQTGLLAGLYSTLVVHRMLRPLLGSLATWSVVLASQFLSGFGIYLGRFGRWNSWDVLTNPTSLFQAITQSYHDHLSIKLTLAYGFVLVVLYMCFHWYVDYDRRS; this comes from the coding sequence TTGCTTATTCGGTACGTATTTCGATTACTTTGCAAAACAAAGTTCTTTTTCATAAAAAACCAACTCTATTCACCTTCTCTTCCACTTCGGGAACCGTTTACGTTTAGTCGTGGATTCATTGCCCTGACCGGGCTCACTACAGCCGCGCTTAGTCTGGTGGTAGCGCGTGGTCTGCTCACAGACAACTGGTGGTTCTTTATCATGCTAAGCTGGAACCTCTTTCTGGCATTTTTTCCATTAGGCGTTGTCCTCATACTACGCGACATTCGCTCATCGGACGATGGGCCGGGCTGGTTTCAGAGTAACCGACTGCTGATTGCCGGTTTACTCACCTGGCTGGCGTTTCTGCCTAACGCCCCCTATATAATTACCGATCTGTTTCATATAAAGAACGTGCAGCATCCGCTGCTCTGGTTCGATACAATGTCACTCTTTATGTTCGCCCAGACCGGTCTGCTGGCAGGTCTGTATTCAACATTGGTAGTTCACCGGATGCTACGCCCCTTGCTGGGATCACTGGCTACGTGGAGCGTTGTTCTAGCCAGCCAGTTTCTGTCTGGTTTCGGAATTTACCTGGGTCGGTTTGGGCGCTGGAACAGCTGGGATGTATTAACCAATCCAACATCCTTGTTTCAGGCAATTACCCAGTCGTATCATGATCACCTAAGTATTAAGCTAACTTTGGCCTACGGTTTTGTATTGGTGGTCCTGTACATGTGTTTTCACTGGTACGTCGATTATGATAGACGTTCGTAA
- the mazG gene encoding nucleoside triphosphate pyrophosphohydrolase: MTFDQLPTRRQDQLMAFNRLLTIMDELREQCPWDRKQTLETLRHLTIEETYELSDAILEKDLTEIKKELGDIQLHLVFYAKIASELGMDDERRFDMADVLNSVCDKLIRRHPHIYGDVNGQTVVADTEEQVKANWEQLKLKEGNKSVLGGVPGSLPALVKAMRIQEKARGAGFDWDEKQQVWEKVEEEMQEFRDEFNVESNDAIDKDRAEGEFGDLLFSLVNYARFIDLNPETALERTNKKFIKRFQYLEEQARASGKALKDMTLAEMDVYWNEAKTAV, translated from the coding sequence ATGACATTTGATCAATTGCCAACCCGTCGTCAGGATCAGCTGATGGCCTTCAATCGCCTGCTGACCATCATGGACGAGCTGCGCGAACAGTGCCCCTGGGACCGCAAGCAAACGCTGGAAACCCTGCGCCACCTGACTATTGAAGAAACCTACGAACTGTCGGATGCGATTCTGGAGAAAGATCTGACGGAGATAAAAAAGGAATTGGGAGATATTCAATTGCACCTGGTATTCTACGCGAAAATTGCGTCGGAACTAGGGATGGACGATGAACGTCGGTTCGACATGGCTGACGTGCTCAATAGCGTTTGTGACAAACTCATCAGGCGGCACCCGCATATTTATGGTGATGTAAACGGGCAAACCGTTGTGGCTGATACCGAGGAACAGGTGAAAGCCAACTGGGAGCAGTTAAAACTGAAAGAAGGCAACAAGTCGGTGCTGGGCGGGGTGCCGGGGTCGTTACCAGCGCTGGTAAAAGCCATGCGAATTCAGGAGAAAGCGCGTGGGGCTGGTTTTGATTGGGACGAGAAACAGCAGGTCTGGGAGAAGGTGGAGGAAGAAATGCAGGAATTCCGGGATGAATTTAATGTAGAAAGCAACGACGCTATCGACAAAGACCGGGCCGAGGGTGAATTCGGCGATCTGCTATTCTCACTGGTCAATTACGCCCGCTTCATTGACCTCAATCCCGAAACGGCGCTGGAACGTACCAACAAGAAATTCATCAAGCGATTCCAGTACCTGGAAGAACAGGCCAGAGCCAGCGGCAAAGCCCTCAAGGACATGACGCTGGCCGAAATGGACGTGTACTGGAATGAAGCAAAAACCGCTGTCTAG